The Pseudarthrobacter sp. NS4 genome includes a window with the following:
- the murC gene encoding UDP-N-acetylmuramate--L-alanine ligase gives MNSHNAGSLESLGKVHFIGIGGVGMSAVARIMVARGVPVSGSDAKDLPVMADLAAAGARIAVGYDAANLGDAHTVVAGSAIRADNPELAAARQAGLPVLHRSEALAATMGEDLVVTVAGTHGKSTTTSMVTVLLQGAGLDPSFAIGANVPALGVNAAHGSSGIFVAEADESDGSFLNYRPRVAVVTNVEPDHLDHYGTAEAVYESFDRFTALLPADGVLIACADDAGALALAERTRARGNTRVVLYGTGQGAGLKLHDGGPGRVAVSGPAGRFNLSLQVPGRHNALNATAAFAVALELGVEPAAAAAALADFSGASRRFELKGEARGVRVFDDYAHHPTEVRAALTAARSVAGDHKVHVLFQPHLFSRTREFAQDFAAALNLADTALVLDIYPAREDPIPGVTSGLIAEHLDTGGKLISAADAVAALTDAASEGDIVLTAGAGDVTAYGPLIVEALRG, from the coding sequence ATGAATTCCCATAACGCCGGCAGCCTGGAGTCTCTGGGCAAGGTCCACTTCATCGGTATCGGAGGTGTCGGGATGTCCGCCGTTGCAAGGATAATGGTGGCCCGCGGCGTACCCGTCAGCGGTTCGGACGCCAAGGACCTGCCGGTCATGGCGGACCTCGCTGCCGCCGGCGCGCGCATCGCCGTCGGTTACGACGCCGCCAACCTGGGCGACGCGCATACCGTGGTGGCCGGCTCGGCAATCCGGGCGGACAACCCGGAGTTGGCCGCCGCCAGGCAGGCGGGGCTGCCGGTACTTCACCGGTCGGAGGCGCTGGCAGCCACCATGGGGGAGGACCTGGTGGTCACCGTGGCAGGAACGCACGGAAAATCCACCACGACCTCCATGGTGACAGTCCTCCTGCAGGGGGCAGGCTTGGACCCTTCGTTCGCCATCGGCGCCAACGTTCCTGCCCTCGGCGTCAATGCTGCGCACGGAAGTTCGGGGATCTTCGTGGCGGAAGCAGACGAGTCGGACGGGTCCTTCCTCAACTACCGCCCCCGGGTAGCGGTGGTCACCAACGTGGAGCCTGACCACCTGGACCACTACGGCACGGCGGAGGCCGTGTATGAATCCTTCGACCGGTTCACCGCGCTGCTTCCCGCCGACGGGGTGCTGATTGCCTGTGCGGACGACGCCGGAGCCCTGGCGCTGGCCGAGCGGACGCGGGCCCGGGGAAACACTCGCGTGGTCCTTTACGGGACGGGCCAGGGGGCAGGGCTGAAGCTGCACGACGGCGGCCCCGGCCGGGTAGCGGTGTCCGGCCCGGCGGGGCGCTTCAACCTGTCCCTGCAGGTACCGGGCCGGCATAACGCCCTGAACGCCACAGCCGCCTTCGCGGTTGCCCTCGAACTGGGCGTCGAACCCGCTGCCGCTGCTGCTGCCCTGGCGGATTTCTCGGGCGCTTCCCGGCGCTTCGAACTCAAGGGGGAGGCCAGGGGAGTCCGCGTTTTTGATGACTACGCACACCACCCCACGGAAGTCCGCGCGGCACTGACGGCAGCCCGGTCAGTGGCCGGCGACCACAAAGTGCACGTACTCTTCCAGCCGCACCTGTTTTCCCGGACACGGGAGTTCGCGCAGGATTTTGCGGCAGCACTGAACCTCGCTGACACCGCCCTGGTCCTTGATATCTACCCGGCCCGTGAGGATCCGATTCCCGGCGTCACCAGCGGACTCATTGCCGAACATCTGGACACAGGCGGAAAGTTGATTTCCGCCGCTGACGCTGTGGCGGCCTTGACGGATGCCGCTTCCGAGGGGGACATCGTGCTGACTGCCGGCGCGGGGGATGTTACGGCCTACGGACCGCTGATCGTTGAGGCCCTGCGTGGCTAG
- a CDS encoding cell division protein FtsQ/DivIB, which translates to MASTRRPTYKPPSRSGSTATSAGSGNPDTPGRTMGGEDVISASRSVPEAAPGQTAASKKPAASKKPAASRKAAAHGKRGFPGRKKDQQAELSNESTATVLTFPEPKGKRRKRNLLMVAAAVAALVAGLLAGAVYSPVLALDTISVSGTRLLTPAQVQAALEPLHGKPLPQITDEEVGRLLEPLVQVKSVSAEARPPTGLAVAVRERVPVALVKQGEQYQLVDVDGVQLAATADPASVSLPVIDGGAGTIGQDLFKATAAVLGALPADVLARLSNASAQSVDAVELKLVDGQTIVWGNASERELKAKVLEALLKVPADPKNPVMVYDVSVPRHPVTR; encoded by the coding sequence GTGGCTAGCACCCGTCGTCCCACCTACAAGCCGCCAAGCAGGAGCGGGAGTACCGCAACCAGTGCCGGCAGCGGAAATCCGGACACCCCCGGGCGCACTATGGGCGGGGAGGACGTCATTTCCGCTTCCCGCAGTGTTCCGGAAGCAGCACCGGGGCAAACGGCGGCTTCCAAAAAGCCCGCAGCATCCAAAAAGCCCGCAGCATCCCGAAAGGCCGCAGCGCACGGGAAGCGGGGCTTCCCCGGGCGCAAGAAGGACCAGCAGGCGGAACTGTCCAATGAGTCAACCGCCACCGTACTGACGTTTCCGGAGCCCAAGGGCAAGCGCCGCAAAAGGAATCTGCTCATGGTGGCAGCGGCCGTGGCTGCGCTGGTGGCCGGGTTGCTGGCGGGAGCCGTTTACTCGCCTGTCCTTGCCCTGGACACCATTTCGGTTTCCGGCACACGGCTGCTCACCCCTGCACAGGTGCAGGCTGCACTGGAACCCCTGCACGGCAAGCCGCTGCCCCAGATCACGGATGAGGAAGTGGGCAGGCTGCTCGAACCGCTGGTCCAGGTCAAATCGGTATCTGCCGAGGCCCGGCCGCCAACCGGCCTGGCCGTGGCCGTGCGGGAGCGGGTGCCGGTGGCACTGGTCAAGCAGGGGGAGCAGTACCAGCTGGTGGATGTGGACGGGGTGCAGCTGGCAGCTACGGCTGATCCTGCCTCAGTGTCCCTGCCGGTTATCGACGGCGGCGCGGGAACCATCGGCCAGGACCTTTTCAAGGCCACTGCCGCGGTTCTGGGCGCCCTGCCCGCCGACGTCCTGGCCAGGCTGTCCAATGCGTCCGCGCAGTCAGTGGACGCCGTCGAGCTCAAGCTTGTGGACGGCCAGACCATCGTCTGGGGCAACGCTTCGGAGAGGGAATTAAAGGCCAAGGTCCTGGAGGCCCTCCTGAAGGTTCCCGCCGACCCGAAGAACCCGGTGATGGTGTATGACGTCAGTGTGCCGAGGCATCCCGTGACCCGGTGA
- the ftsZ gene encoding cell division protein FtsZ, which translates to MAAPQNYLAVIKVVGIGGGGVNAVNRMIEVGLRGVEFIAINTDAQALLMSDADVKLDVGRELTRGLGAGANPEVGKQAAEDHADEIEEVLRGADMVFVTAGEGGGTGTGGAPVVARIARSLGALTIGVVTRPFTFEGRRRAGSAEAGIDALRDEVDTLIVIPNDRLLSISDRNVSVLDAFRSADQVLLSGVQGITDLITTPGLINLDFADVKSVMQGAGSALMGIGSARGEDRAVKAAELAIASPLLEASIDGAHGVLLSIQGGSDLGLFEINEAARLVQEVAHPEANIIFGAVIDDALGDEARVTVIAAGFDDVKATSPSMDQSQPQAAPQRPAAPAAAPAQAPSAGNHQVNVQPVHAGVGAAGLSNWGQQRPSAVPADSGFDVDLPSVVEPDLTGNHSDDLDVPDFLK; encoded by the coding sequence GTGGCAGCTCCGCAGAATTACTTGGCCGTCATCAAAGTCGTCGGCATCGGCGGCGGTGGCGTGAACGCAGTCAACCGCATGATCGAGGTCGGCCTCCGAGGTGTTGAATTCATCGCCATCAATACCGACGCCCAGGCCCTGCTGATGAGCGACGCCGACGTCAAGCTGGACGTCGGACGGGAGCTGACCCGTGGCCTTGGGGCAGGTGCAAATCCTGAGGTGGGCAAGCAGGCAGCCGAGGATCACGCGGATGAGATCGAGGAAGTGCTTCGCGGCGCTGACATGGTATTCGTGACCGCCGGTGAAGGCGGCGGAACTGGCACGGGCGGCGCGCCCGTCGTCGCACGGATCGCACGTTCCCTTGGTGCGCTGACCATCGGTGTTGTCACCCGCCCGTTCACATTCGAGGGCCGCCGCCGCGCGGGCTCCGCAGAGGCCGGGATCGACGCCCTCCGCGACGAAGTCGACACCTTGATCGTGATCCCCAACGACCGGCTGCTGTCCATCAGCGACCGGAACGTGTCCGTCCTGGACGCCTTCCGCTCCGCAGACCAGGTGCTGCTCTCCGGTGTCCAGGGCATCACGGACCTCATCACCACCCCCGGCCTCATCAACCTTGACTTCGCTGACGTGAAGTCAGTCATGCAGGGCGCCGGCTCCGCCCTGATGGGCATCGGCTCCGCCCGTGGCGAGGACCGGGCCGTCAAGGCTGCAGAACTGGCCATCGCTTCGCCGTTGCTGGAAGCGTCCATTGACGGCGCCCACGGCGTGCTGCTGTCCATCCAGGGCGGTTCCGACCTTGGCCTGTTTGAAATCAATGAGGCGGCCCGCCTGGTCCAGGAAGTGGCCCATCCCGAAGCCAACATCATCTTTGGCGCCGTCATCGACGACGCCTTGGGCGACGAGGCGCGCGTCACCGTCATCGCTGCCGGGTTCGACGACGTCAAGGCCACCTCGCCGTCCATGGACCAGTCCCAGCCCCAGGCTGCCCCGCAGAGGCCCGCCGCCCCTGCCGCAGCTCCGGCGCAGGCGCCGTCCGCAGGGAACCACCAGGTAAACGTCCAGCCGGTCCACGCAGGTGTGGGCGCGGCAGGGCTCAGCAACTGGGGACAGCAGCGTCCCTCCGCCGTTCCGGCTGACTCCGGCTTTGACGTCGACCTCCCCTCCGTGGTGGAGCCCGACCTCACGGGCAACCACTCGGATGACCTGGATGTCCCCGACTTCCTGAAGTAG
- a CDS encoding polyphenol oxidase family protein codes for MFHWCADILPGVSAAFTDTGAGNLALHVGDDPAQVELRRAELEQRIGVARQGLRFMNQVHGATVAVMEADTPAPKADAMVSRGLPLAVMVADCIPVLLAGEAVDGPVLAAVHAGRPGIAHGVIPAAVERMKSLGASGIRAWLGPSICGNCYEVPAALQDEVAAAVPTTRSTTSWGTPGLDLPAGARSQLEDAGVEVAYTGVCTLETESLYSYRRNKETGRFAGLVWCHE; via the coding sequence TTGTTCCATTGGTGTGCCGACATCCTGCCCGGGGTGTCGGCCGCATTTACTGACACCGGTGCTGGAAACCTCGCCCTGCACGTAGGGGACGATCCAGCCCAGGTGGAGTTGCGCCGTGCGGAACTGGAGCAGCGCATCGGCGTGGCCCGGCAGGGCCTGCGGTTCATGAACCAGGTTCACGGCGCCACCGTGGCCGTGATGGAAGCGGACACTCCGGCGCCGAAGGCGGACGCCATGGTGTCCCGTGGGCTGCCATTGGCCGTTATGGTGGCAGACTGCATTCCCGTGCTGCTCGCAGGGGAAGCCGTGGACGGTCCTGTCCTGGCCGCCGTCCATGCCGGACGCCCCGGCATAGCCCACGGTGTGATTCCTGCGGCAGTGGAGAGGATGAAGTCTCTGGGCGCGTCCGGCATCCGGGCGTGGCTGGGACCGTCCATCTGCGGAAACTGCTACGAGGTGCCGGCCGCCCTGCAGGACGAAGTGGCGGCGGCAGTGCCGACCACCAGGAGCACCACCTCATGGGGTACCCCTGGGCTGGATCTTCCAGCCGGTGCGCGGAGCCAGTTGGAGGACGCCGGCGTGGAAGTGGCGTATACCGGCGTCTGCACACTTGAGACGGAGTCCCTCTACTCGTACCGCCGCAACAAGGAAACGGGCCGCTTTGCAGGCCTGGTGTGGTGCCATGAGTGA
- a CDS encoding YggS family pyridoxal phosphate-dependent enzyme translates to MSDVIPPREEPLHSQDPRLSRDEPGSADPRTAELAGRLAAVHRRIAAAAASAGRRERLPRLIVVTKFHPAEDIRRLAGLGVTDVGENRDQEAAGKAAELEDCRLAWHFVGQLQTKKAKSVVRYAAAVHSVDRPQLVDALAKAAGAERGNTGRAPLDCFIQVSLEDDAGTHRGGASPADVPLLADRIASADGLRLAGVMAVAPLDAPPEPAFEKLAGVSGRLVADHPAATAISAGMSQDLEAAIMFGATHLRIGSDILGSRPAVG, encoded by the coding sequence ATGAGTGACGTGATTCCGCCCCGCGAAGAACCACTGCACAGCCAGGACCCACGGCTCAGCCGGGACGAACCGGGCAGCGCCGATCCGCGGACTGCTGAACTGGCCGGCCGGCTTGCTGCCGTCCACCGCCGGATTGCTGCCGCGGCAGCATCGGCGGGCCGCCGGGAGCGGTTGCCCAGGCTGATCGTGGTCACCAAGTTCCACCCTGCCGAAGACATCCGCCGCCTCGCCGGGCTTGGCGTGACGGACGTCGGCGAAAACAGGGACCAGGAAGCCGCCGGCAAGGCGGCTGAGCTGGAGGACTGCCGGCTCGCCTGGCACTTTGTGGGCCAGTTGCAAACCAAAAAGGCGAAATCGGTGGTCCGTTATGCCGCCGCCGTTCACTCAGTGGACAGGCCGCAGCTTGTGGACGCCCTGGCAAAGGCAGCAGGGGCTGAGCGCGGGAACACCGGGCGGGCGCCCTTGGACTGTTTCATCCAGGTCAGCCTGGAGGACGACGCCGGGACGCACCGCGGCGGGGCCAGCCCGGCCGACGTCCCGCTGCTGGCGGACCGGATAGCATCTGCAGACGGCCTTCGCCTGGCGGGCGTGATGGCCGTGGCGCCACTCGATGCGCCACCGGAGCCTGCCTTCGAAAAGCTTGCGGGAGTATCGGGGAGGCTCGTAGCCGACCACCCTGCGGCCACCGCCATTTCCGCAGGCATGAGCCAGGACCTCGAAGCAGCGATCATGTTCGGGGCGACACACCTGCGAATCGGTTCCGATATTCTCGGATCACGTCCTGCCGTGGGGTAG
- a CDS encoding cell division protein SepF has product MAGALRKTMIYLGLADGDEHYESEQQTTRKDEDETMEADREERRAPAPVREVSREASYTPEEEYRAPVTPIKRAASSREETTGLRQITTIHPRSYNDAKLIGESFRDGIPVIMNVTDMGEADAKRLVDFSAGLVFGLRGSIERVTNKVFLLSPSYVEVIGDDKKVSDTQASFFNQS; this is encoded by the coding sequence ATGGCCGGCGCTCTGCGCAAGACAATGATCTATCTTGGGCTCGCCGACGGCGATGAGCATTACGAGTCCGAGCAACAGACCACACGTAAGGATGAGGACGAAACGATGGAAGCTGACCGCGAGGAGCGCCGTGCACCTGCACCCGTCCGCGAGGTCAGCCGCGAAGCGTCCTACACCCCTGAAGAGGAATACCGCGCCCCAGTGACCCCCATCAAGCGTGCGGCCTCGAGCCGCGAAGAAACCACTGGCCTTCGCCAGATCACCACCATCCACCCACGCTCCTACAACGATGCCAAGCTCATCGGCGAGAGCTTCCGGGACGGTATTCCGGTGATCATGAACGTCACGGACATGGGCGAGGCCGACGCAAAGCGGCTGGTCGACTTTTCCGCGGGGCTCGTGTTCGGCCTGCGGGGGAGCATTGAGCGGGTCACCAACAAGGTATTCCTTCTGTCGCCGTCGTACGTTGAAGTCATCGGCGATGACAAGAAGGTCAGCGATACCCAGGCCAGCTTCTTCAACCAAAGCTGA
- a CDS encoding YggT family protein has product MGIVFGLVYLALMLFFVALIIRLVFDWVQMFAREWRPRGVALVAAHAVYSITDPPLKVLRRVIPPLRLGGISLDLGFLVLFIAVSIAMGITRGLA; this is encoded by the coding sequence ATGGGAATCGTTTTCGGACTTGTCTATCTCGCGCTCATGCTGTTTTTTGTAGCCCTCATCATCCGCCTGGTTTTCGACTGGGTCCAGATGTTCGCCAGGGAGTGGCGGCCGCGCGGCGTCGCCCTGGTGGCAGCCCATGCCGTGTACTCCATCACCGATCCGCCCCTCAAGGTTTTGCGCCGGGTGATTCCGCCGCTTCGTTTGGGCGGCATCTCCCTTGACCTGGGATTCCTGGTCCTTTTCATCGCCGTCAGCATCGCGATGGGGATCACCCGGGGGCTCGCCTGA
- a CDS encoding DivIVA domain-containing protein produces the protein MALTPEDVVNKRFQPTKFREGYDQDEVDDFLDEIVVELRRLNQENDELRKKLAEAGSSVPASAAAAPVVEKVPGPVKADKDEAREKAEAEAKAAEANKKKDVQPSAPVAAAPAAPSQAAVATPSAESAAGLLAMAQQMHDRHVADGQALKDKIIAEAQIEASSLVNDAQEKSRKILGALEQQRSVLERKVEQLRGFERDYRSRLKAYIEGQLRDLDARGSVATPEVSEAN, from the coding sequence ATGGCTTTGACGCCAGAAGACGTTGTCAACAAGCGCTTTCAGCCGACCAAGTTCCGCGAGGGCTACGACCAGGACGAAGTTGACGACTTCCTGGACGAAATCGTCGTTGAACTCCGCCGCCTGAACCAGGAGAACGACGAGCTTCGGAAGAAGCTTGCCGAAGCAGGATCCAGCGTTCCGGCCAGCGCCGCTGCCGCCCCCGTGGTGGAGAAGGTCCCCGGGCCCGTCAAGGCAGACAAGGACGAGGCACGCGAGAAGGCAGAGGCGGAAGCCAAGGCTGCCGAAGCGAACAAGAAGAAGGACGTCCAGCCGTCCGCACCGGTTGCTGCCGCCCCCGCGGCTCCCAGCCAGGCCGCCGTCGCCACTCCTTCCGCTGAGTCCGCTGCAGGCCTGCTGGCCATGGCCCAGCAGATGCACGACCGCCACGTCGCTGACGGCCAGGCGCTGAAGGACAAGATCATCGCCGAAGCGCAGATCGAAGCCAGCAGCCTTGTCAACGATGCCCAGGAGAAGTCCCGCAAGATCCTCGGTGCCCTGGAACAGCAGCGGTCCGTCCTGGAGCGCAAGGTGGAGCAGCTTCGCGGCTTCGAGCGCGACTACCGCTCACGCCTGAAGGCCTACATCGAAGGCCAGCTGCGCGACCTCGACGCCCGCGGTTCAGTTGCTACGCCAGAAGTGAGCGAAGCCAACTAG
- the lspA gene encoding signal peptidase II: MTDELAAGAARPVPPTPRPPRAVLLSLFAGFAVFAYVLDQLTKFWVTSSMVEGERIPVFPPLLHWYFIRNSGAAFSIGENVTWVFSIIMAVVAVAILFQVRKLGSKWWSLALGLLLGGALGNLTDRLFREPSFGMGHVVDFIQLPNFAIFNIADSAVVSAVAIICILTLRGIALDGTRLTSERKEKSGDA, translated from the coding sequence ATGACTGACGAACTTGCCGCAGGCGCTGCACGCCCTGTCCCGCCTACGCCGCGCCCACCCCGGGCCGTGCTGCTGTCCCTTTTTGCCGGTTTCGCGGTTTTTGCCTACGTCCTGGACCAGCTGACCAAGTTCTGGGTCACGTCCTCCATGGTGGAAGGCGAGCGGATCCCGGTATTTCCGCCCCTCCTGCACTGGTACTTCATCCGGAACTCCGGGGCAGCATTCTCCATTGGTGAGAATGTCACCTGGGTGTTCTCCATCATCATGGCCGTCGTGGCCGTGGCCATCCTCTTCCAGGTCCGCAAGCTGGGTTCCAAGTGGTGGTCCCTGGCGCTGGGCCTGCTGCTCGGCGGCGCACTGGGCAACCTCACGGACCGGCTCTTCCGGGAACCGTCCTTCGGCATGGGTCACGTGGTGGACTTCATCCAGCTCCCCAATTTTGCAATCTTCAACATCGCCGATTCAGCCGTGGTGTCGGCTGTAGCCATCATCTGCATCCTCACCCTGCGGGGCATCGCCCTGGACGGCACGCGCCTGACCTCTGAACGCAAGGAAAAGTCCGGCGATGCCTGA
- a CDS encoding RluA family pseudouridine synthase, protein MPERYVVAEEYGGTRADAGLAGILGISRSLAATLIAEGHVVSRGKALGKSAKLVVGDVLQVSMPERRDPLEVVEEVVEGLKILLDDDDFVVVDKPVGVAAHPSPGWVGPTVVGGLAGAGYRISTSGSPERAGIVHRLDVGTSGVMVVAKSERAYTALKRAFKERTVDKVYHAVVQGLPDPLTGTIDAPIGRHPGHDWRFAVIEDGRPSVTHYEVIEAFGKASLVEVHLETGRTHQIRVHFSALRHPCAGDLTYGADPRLAATLGLTRQWLHARELGFDHPVTGEPVRVTSDYPQDLAFALDVLGSGQA, encoded by the coding sequence ATGCCTGAGCGCTATGTCGTTGCCGAAGAGTACGGCGGAACCCGGGCAGATGCCGGACTTGCCGGAATCCTGGGAATTTCCCGGTCGCTGGCGGCAACCCTGATCGCCGAGGGACACGTGGTGAGCCGGGGCAAAGCCCTGGGCAAGTCCGCCAAGCTGGTTGTTGGGGACGTCCTGCAGGTCAGCATGCCGGAGCGGCGGGACCCGCTGGAAGTCGTGGAGGAAGTTGTGGAAGGCCTGAAGATCCTGCTGGACGACGACGATTTCGTTGTCGTCGACAAACCCGTGGGCGTCGCCGCCCACCCTTCCCCGGGCTGGGTGGGGCCCACCGTGGTCGGCGGCCTTGCCGGCGCCGGATACCGCATCTCCACGTCCGGCTCGCCGGAACGGGCCGGAATCGTCCACCGGCTCGACGTCGGCACGTCCGGTGTGATGGTGGTGGCAAAATCCGAACGGGCTTACACCGCGCTGAAGCGGGCATTCAAGGAGCGGACCGTGGACAAGGTGTACCACGCCGTGGTGCAGGGCCTGCCCGACCCGCTGACGGGAACCATCGACGCACCTATCGGCCGCCACCCGGGCCATGACTGGCGATTTGCCGTCATTGAAGACGGCCGTCCGTCTGTCACGCATTACGAAGTGATCGAGGCATTCGGTAAGGCCAGCCTCGTGGAAGTCCACCTTGAAACCGGACGGACGCACCAGATCCGCGTGCACTTTTCCGCCCTCCGGCACCCTTGCGCAGGCGACCTGACCTATGGCGCCGACCCCCGCCTCGCCGCTACTTTGGGCCTGACCCGGCAGTGGCTGCACGCGCGCGAACTCGGCTTCGACCACCCGGTCACGGGGGAGCCTGTGCGGGTGACGAGCGACTACCCGCAGGACCTGGCATTCGCCCTGGATGTGCTGGGATCGGGCCAGGCCTGA